A single window of Haemorhous mexicanus isolate bHaeMex1 chromosome 28, bHaeMex1.pri, whole genome shotgun sequence DNA harbors:
- the HAP1 gene encoding huntingtin-associated protein 1 isoform X1 — protein sequence MEIWSSPAAYDELNGNAERGGGADPIARELEEVLCAERVARITKTYHDIDAVTNLLDEKERDLELAARIGQSLLKQNRSLTERNELLEEQLELAKEEIAQLRHEVSMRDDLLHFYTTTTEESEPTTTTSTPLRRHESSLSLQQYFQYDTLQQKLRCLEEENQKLRMEATNIATETCQYEDQEQQLMIDCVEQFSEASQQVVHLSEELANRAEDSARQQEEITQLLAQVADLQQKCRTYGSEVEELQQHLTAAKEVQQQLRLELRDLQEKYAECGGMLQEAREEVKSLRSRSLPNSTVSRYSAASLLPVDSLAAEIKGMMRKRTDSSSSDYKSYQRVFETVKAVNQAAKAKSCSESPHHVPGSKQLSTTHSGGASTPHTNCSGSEDAHRAEGASEEPRAAPGRQDLEAAVQRLSVRQQSHGSEERSFFEAERERKLWRLRDGASSSGFLTPEGSVVSTGTNYSGGSEFTAGSGFSLGSLSYLPDKLQIVKPLEGSVTLHHWQQLAQPNLGGILVPRPGVLTKDFRQLDIDLEEVYSLNDLEEDDVDASSFQLLPTSTPAKAKEHPRVFLSVNNLPQTPSTFTITTCHILHPTTAITTVTPSLYHAVVPSCGPFEGLSLSSPSPELTPPTLALGPGPPSTPRGLFRLLLGRDSHLAPGTGSWWAPSLHCQDPQHWEAPGSRGQDGPPGRSSTFSWNLVEKLQRLGLDKVVARGETSCAQPRPKVAWGTQK from the exons ATGGAGATCTGGAGCAGCCCCGCCGCCTACGATGAGTTGAACGGGAACGcggagcgcggcggcggcgcggacCCCATCGCCCGGGAGCTGGAGGAAG TCCTGTGTGCTGAGCGGGTGGCCAGGATCACGAAGACCTACCACGATATTGATGCCGTCACCAACCTGCTGGATGAG AAAGAGCGGGACCTGGAGTTAGCAGCACGCATTGGGCAGTCCCTGTTGAAACAGAACCGGAGCCTGACTGAGCGCAATgagctcctggaggagcagctggaattgGCCAAAGAGGAG ATTGCGCAGCTGCGCCACGAGGTGTCCATGCGGGATGACCTCCTCCACTTCTACACCACCACCACGGAGGAGAGCGagcccaccaccaccacctccacACC gctgcgCAGGCACGAGTCCTCGCTGTCCTTGCAGCAGTACTTCCAGTACGACACCCTGCAGCAGAAACTCAGGTGCCTGGAGGAGGAGAACCAGAAGCTCCGCATGGAg GCCACCAACATCGCCACTGAGACCTGTCAGTACGaggaccaggagcagcagctgatgaTTGACTGCGTGGAGCAGTTTT CCGAAGCGAGCCAGCAGGTCGTTCACCTGTCCGAGGAGTTGGCGAACAGGGCGGAGGACTCGGCGCggcagcaggaggagatcaCCCAGCTGCTGGCGCAGGTCGCGGACCTGCAGCAGAAGTGTCGCACG TACGGCTCCGAGGTGgaggagctccagcagcacctgacCGCGGCCAaggaggtgcagcagcagctccggcTGGAG CTGCGGGATCTGCAGGAGAAGTACGCGGAGTGCGGCGGGATGCTGCAGGAGGCGCGGGAGGAGGTGAAGAGCCTGCGGAGCCGCAGCCTGCCCAACAGCACCGTCAGCCGCTACAGCGCCGCCAGTCTCCTGCCCGTG GActctctggctgctgagatcaaGGGGATGATGAGGAAGAGGACAGACAGCTCCTCCTCAGACTACAA GAGCTACCAGCGCGTCTTTGAGACCGTGAAGGCCGTGAACCAGGCAGCCAAAGCCAAGTCCTGCTCCGAGTCCCCCCACCATGTTCCAGGCTCCAAGCAGTTGTCCACAACCCACTCTGGAGGGGCCAGCACCCCCCACACCAACTGCTCCGGCTCGGAGGATGCCCA CAGGGCCGAAGGGGCCAGCGAGGagccccgggcagccccgggccggcAGGACCTGGAGGCGGCGGTGCAGCGGCTCTCGGTGCGGCAGCAGAGCCACGGCTCCGAGGAGCGCTCCTTCTTCGAGGCCGAGCGGGAACGCAAGCTCTGGAGGCTGAGGGATGGGGCGAGCTCCAGTGGCTTCCTCACCCCCGAGGGCAGCGTCGTCTCCACCGGGACCAACTACTCGGGGGGCTCAGAGTTCACAGCTGGCTCCGGCTTCTCCCTGGGCTCCCTCAGCTACCTACCCGACAAACTGCAGATTGTGAAGCCACTGGAAG gctCTGTGACGCTCCaccactggcagcagctggcacagcccaacCTGGGTGGGATCCTGGTGCCCCGTCCCGGGGTGCTCACCAAAGACTTCAGGCAGCTGGACATTGACCTGGAGGAGGTCTACAGCCTCAATGACCTGGAGGAGGATGACGTGGACGCCAgttccttccagctgctccctaCCTCAACACCTGCCAAAGCCAAGGAGCACCCCAGGG TGTTCCTCTCTGTTAACAACCTCCCCCAGACCCCGTCTACCTTCACCATCACCACCTGCCACATCCTCCACCCCACCACTGCGATCACCACGGTGACTCCCAG TCTGTATCATGCCGTCGTGCCTTCTTGTGGGCCCTTTGAGGGGCTGAGCCTCAGCAGCCCCTCACCAGAACTGACTCCCCCCACGCTGGCGCTGGGCCCTGgaccccccagcacccccaggggACTCTTCAGGCTCCTGCTGGGGCGAGATTCCCACCTGGCACCCGGGACTGGATCATGGTGGGCCCCCTCACTGCACTGCCAGGACCCTCAGCACTGGGAGGCCCCCGGGTCCAGGGGGCAGGATGGacccccaggcaggagcagcaccttcagctggaacctggtgGAGAAGTTGCAGCGCCTGGGGCTGGACAAGGTGGTGGCCAGAGGGGAGACATCCTGTGCCCAGCCAAGGCCCAAAGTGGCCTGGGGCACCCAGAAGTga
- the LOC132339327 gene encoding gastrin/cholecystokinin-like peptide: protein MKVTLCLGLVLALAVAPSLCRPPAAMGDPQEPPQSLTRRDWPQYLSQEQQHLLSQFLPHVLTELNKHKAFVHEDEGMEALHDHFYPDWMDFGRRSAEDEAGAV from the exons atGAAGGTGACCCTGTGCCTCGGGCTCGTCCTCGCCCTCGCAGTGGCCCCCAGCCTGTGCCGGCCCCCAGCTGCCATGGGggacccccaggagcccccccaAAGCCTGACCCGCCGGGACTGGCCCCAGTacctgtcccaggagcagcagcacctcctgtcCCAGTTCCTGCCCCACGTCCTCACAG agctgaacaAGCACAAGGCCTTTGTGCATGAGGACGAGGGGATGGAGGCTCTGCACGACCACTTCTACCCCGACTGGATGGACTTTGGCCGCCGCAGCGCCGAGGatgaggctggagctgtgtag
- the HAP1 gene encoding huntingtin-associated protein 1 isoform X3: MEIWSSPAAYDELNGNAERGGGADPIARELEEVLCAERVARITKTYHDIDAVTNLLDEKERDLELAARIGQSLLKQNRSLTERNELLEEQLELAKEEIAQLRHEVSMRDDLLHFYTTTTEESEPTTTTSTPLRRHESSLSLQQYFQYDTLQQKLRCLEEENQKLRMEATNIATETCQYEDQEQQLMIDCVEQFSEASQQVVHLSEELANRAEDSARQQEEITQLLAQVADLQQKCRTYGSEVEELQQHLTAAKEVQQQLRLELRDLQEKYAECGGMLQEAREEVKSLRSRSLPNSTVSRYSAASLLPVDSLAAEIKGMMRKRTDSSSSDYKSYQRVFETVKAVNQAAKAKSCSESPHHVPGSKQLSTTHSGGASTPHTNCSGSEDAHRAEGASEEPRAAPGRQDLEAAVQRLSVRQQSHGSEERSFFEAERERKLWRLRDGASSSGFLTPEGSVVSTGTNYSGGSEFTAGSGFSLGSLSYLPDKLQIVKPLEGSVTLHHWQQLAQPNLGGILVPRPGVLTKDFRQLDIDLEEVYSLNDLEEDDVDASSFQLLPTSTPAKAKEHPRVCIMPSCLLVGPLRG, encoded by the exons ATGGAGATCTGGAGCAGCCCCGCCGCCTACGATGAGTTGAACGGGAACGcggagcgcggcggcggcgcggacCCCATCGCCCGGGAGCTGGAGGAAG TCCTGTGTGCTGAGCGGGTGGCCAGGATCACGAAGACCTACCACGATATTGATGCCGTCACCAACCTGCTGGATGAG AAAGAGCGGGACCTGGAGTTAGCAGCACGCATTGGGCAGTCCCTGTTGAAACAGAACCGGAGCCTGACTGAGCGCAATgagctcctggaggagcagctggaattgGCCAAAGAGGAG ATTGCGCAGCTGCGCCACGAGGTGTCCATGCGGGATGACCTCCTCCACTTCTACACCACCACCACGGAGGAGAGCGagcccaccaccaccacctccacACC gctgcgCAGGCACGAGTCCTCGCTGTCCTTGCAGCAGTACTTCCAGTACGACACCCTGCAGCAGAAACTCAGGTGCCTGGAGGAGGAGAACCAGAAGCTCCGCATGGAg GCCACCAACATCGCCACTGAGACCTGTCAGTACGaggaccaggagcagcagctgatgaTTGACTGCGTGGAGCAGTTTT CCGAAGCGAGCCAGCAGGTCGTTCACCTGTCCGAGGAGTTGGCGAACAGGGCGGAGGACTCGGCGCggcagcaggaggagatcaCCCAGCTGCTGGCGCAGGTCGCGGACCTGCAGCAGAAGTGTCGCACG TACGGCTCCGAGGTGgaggagctccagcagcacctgacCGCGGCCAaggaggtgcagcagcagctccggcTGGAG CTGCGGGATCTGCAGGAGAAGTACGCGGAGTGCGGCGGGATGCTGCAGGAGGCGCGGGAGGAGGTGAAGAGCCTGCGGAGCCGCAGCCTGCCCAACAGCACCGTCAGCCGCTACAGCGCCGCCAGTCTCCTGCCCGTG GActctctggctgctgagatcaaGGGGATGATGAGGAAGAGGACAGACAGCTCCTCCTCAGACTACAA GAGCTACCAGCGCGTCTTTGAGACCGTGAAGGCCGTGAACCAGGCAGCCAAAGCCAAGTCCTGCTCCGAGTCCCCCCACCATGTTCCAGGCTCCAAGCAGTTGTCCACAACCCACTCTGGAGGGGCCAGCACCCCCCACACCAACTGCTCCGGCTCGGAGGATGCCCA CAGGGCCGAAGGGGCCAGCGAGGagccccgggcagccccgggccggcAGGACCTGGAGGCGGCGGTGCAGCGGCTCTCGGTGCGGCAGCAGAGCCACGGCTCCGAGGAGCGCTCCTTCTTCGAGGCCGAGCGGGAACGCAAGCTCTGGAGGCTGAGGGATGGGGCGAGCTCCAGTGGCTTCCTCACCCCCGAGGGCAGCGTCGTCTCCACCGGGACCAACTACTCGGGGGGCTCAGAGTTCACAGCTGGCTCCGGCTTCTCCCTGGGCTCCCTCAGCTACCTACCCGACAAACTGCAGATTGTGAAGCCACTGGAAG gctCTGTGACGCTCCaccactggcagcagctggcacagcccaacCTGGGTGGGATCCTGGTGCCCCGTCCCGGGGTGCTCACCAAAGACTTCAGGCAGCTGGACATTGACCTGGAGGAGGTCTACAGCCTCAATGACCTGGAGGAGGATGACGTGGACGCCAgttccttccagctgctccctaCCTCAACACCTGCCAAAGCCAAGGAGCACCCCAGGG TCTGTATCATGCCGTCGTGCCTTCTTGTGGGCCCTTTGAGGGGCTGA
- the HAP1 gene encoding huntingtin-associated protein 1 isoform X2, translated as MEIWSSPAAYDELNGNAERGGGADPIARELEEVLCAERVARITKTYHDIDAVTNLLDEKERDLELAARIGQSLLKQNRSLTERNELLEEQLELAKEEIAQLRHEVSMRDDLLHFYTTTTEESEPTTTTSTPLRRHESSLSLQQYFQYDTLQQKLRCLEEENQKLRMEATNIATETCQYEDQEQQLMIDCVEQFSEASQQVVHLSEELANRAEDSARQQEEITQLLAQVADLQQKCRTYGSEVEELQQHLTAAKEVQQQLRLELRDLQEKYAECGGMLQEAREEVKSLRSRSLPNSTVSRYSAASLLPVDSLAAEIKGMMRKRTDSSSSDYKSYQRVFETVKAVNQAAKAKSCSESPHHVPGSKQLSTTHSGGASTPHTNCSGSEDAQAEGASEEPRAAPGRQDLEAAVQRLSVRQQSHGSEERSFFEAERERKLWRLRDGASSSGFLTPEGSVVSTGTNYSGGSEFTAGSGFSLGSLSYLPDKLQIVKPLEGSVTLHHWQQLAQPNLGGILVPRPGVLTKDFRQLDIDLEEVYSLNDLEEDDVDASSFQLLPTSTPAKAKEHPRVFLSVNNLPQTPSTFTITTCHILHPTTAITTVTPSLYHAVVPSCGPFEGLSLSSPSPELTPPTLALGPGPPSTPRGLFRLLLGRDSHLAPGTGSWWAPSLHCQDPQHWEAPGSRGQDGPPGRSSTFSWNLVEKLQRLGLDKVVARGETSCAQPRPKVAWGTQK; from the exons ATGGAGATCTGGAGCAGCCCCGCCGCCTACGATGAGTTGAACGGGAACGcggagcgcggcggcggcgcggacCCCATCGCCCGGGAGCTGGAGGAAG TCCTGTGTGCTGAGCGGGTGGCCAGGATCACGAAGACCTACCACGATATTGATGCCGTCACCAACCTGCTGGATGAG AAAGAGCGGGACCTGGAGTTAGCAGCACGCATTGGGCAGTCCCTGTTGAAACAGAACCGGAGCCTGACTGAGCGCAATgagctcctggaggagcagctggaattgGCCAAAGAGGAG ATTGCGCAGCTGCGCCACGAGGTGTCCATGCGGGATGACCTCCTCCACTTCTACACCACCACCACGGAGGAGAGCGagcccaccaccaccacctccacACC gctgcgCAGGCACGAGTCCTCGCTGTCCTTGCAGCAGTACTTCCAGTACGACACCCTGCAGCAGAAACTCAGGTGCCTGGAGGAGGAGAACCAGAAGCTCCGCATGGAg GCCACCAACATCGCCACTGAGACCTGTCAGTACGaggaccaggagcagcagctgatgaTTGACTGCGTGGAGCAGTTTT CCGAAGCGAGCCAGCAGGTCGTTCACCTGTCCGAGGAGTTGGCGAACAGGGCGGAGGACTCGGCGCggcagcaggaggagatcaCCCAGCTGCTGGCGCAGGTCGCGGACCTGCAGCAGAAGTGTCGCACG TACGGCTCCGAGGTGgaggagctccagcagcacctgacCGCGGCCAaggaggtgcagcagcagctccggcTGGAG CTGCGGGATCTGCAGGAGAAGTACGCGGAGTGCGGCGGGATGCTGCAGGAGGCGCGGGAGGAGGTGAAGAGCCTGCGGAGCCGCAGCCTGCCCAACAGCACCGTCAGCCGCTACAGCGCCGCCAGTCTCCTGCCCGTG GActctctggctgctgagatcaaGGGGATGATGAGGAAGAGGACAGACAGCTCCTCCTCAGACTACAA GAGCTACCAGCGCGTCTTTGAGACCGTGAAGGCCGTGAACCAGGCAGCCAAAGCCAAGTCCTGCTCCGAGTCCCCCCACCATGTTCCAGGCTCCAAGCAGTTGTCCACAACCCACTCTGGAGGGGCCAGCACCCCCCACACCAACTGCTCCGGCTCGGAGGATGCCCA GGCCGAAGGGGCCAGCGAGGagccccgggcagccccgggccggcAGGACCTGGAGGCGGCGGTGCAGCGGCTCTCGGTGCGGCAGCAGAGCCACGGCTCCGAGGAGCGCTCCTTCTTCGAGGCCGAGCGGGAACGCAAGCTCTGGAGGCTGAGGGATGGGGCGAGCTCCAGTGGCTTCCTCACCCCCGAGGGCAGCGTCGTCTCCACCGGGACCAACTACTCGGGGGGCTCAGAGTTCACAGCTGGCTCCGGCTTCTCCCTGGGCTCCCTCAGCTACCTACCCGACAAACTGCAGATTGTGAAGCCACTGGAAG gctCTGTGACGCTCCaccactggcagcagctggcacagcccaacCTGGGTGGGATCCTGGTGCCCCGTCCCGGGGTGCTCACCAAAGACTTCAGGCAGCTGGACATTGACCTGGAGGAGGTCTACAGCCTCAATGACCTGGAGGAGGATGACGTGGACGCCAgttccttccagctgctccctaCCTCAACACCTGCCAAAGCCAAGGAGCACCCCAGGG TGTTCCTCTCTGTTAACAACCTCCCCCAGACCCCGTCTACCTTCACCATCACCACCTGCCACATCCTCCACCCCACCACTGCGATCACCACGGTGACTCCCAG TCTGTATCATGCCGTCGTGCCTTCTTGTGGGCCCTTTGAGGGGCTGAGCCTCAGCAGCCCCTCACCAGAACTGACTCCCCCCACGCTGGCGCTGGGCCCTGgaccccccagcacccccaggggACTCTTCAGGCTCCTGCTGGGGCGAGATTCCCACCTGGCACCCGGGACTGGATCATGGTGGGCCCCCTCACTGCACTGCCAGGACCCTCAGCACTGGGAGGCCCCCGGGTCCAGGGGGCAGGATGGacccccaggcaggagcagcaccttcagctggaacctggtgGAGAAGTTGCAGCGCCTGGGGCTGGACAAGGTGGTGGCCAGAGGGGAGACATCCTGTGCCCAGCCAAGGCCCAAAGTGGCCTGGGGCACCCAGAAGTga